CAACTCTTTGATGAAGAGAGGTAATGCTTTTGTTGaattgtttatgtttttcattgcttGTTGTGAGCCATCTGAGTATATTATAAACCCCTCATCATAAGAAAGCAATTTTAAATTTCTGTTCACAAAGTGATCTATTGAAGTGAATCATTGGATAGcctaatggtatgacaccaaagtataaaggtgaggtcatgggttcaaatccctcccccggTAGTACTGTTTATACACTGTTCATCCGAGATTCTTATAATATTCTTATACTATACATATACTGTATATCTGGGTTCCAGTATTATTtgatactgtttatattcatataaaaagggcgACATAtatctattattcaaaaatgatTCATTGAATTTCTGCTGATTTTGGCAAATGAAACACTACATTAAACTATCACATTTGGTACTCATCATGCAGGACTTTAATCAAAGCAACTATCACAGTGCTAGGACGTATGATGGTATTGGTATGCATTCTtctccattttttatttatttattatcttttactTTTGGTGATAAAATTGAGTTCAATGAATCCTTTTGACTTGTCAAGAGAAAtgtaatggattttattttatgaaagaaCTAAAATCAAACCCCAAAACTAACATAAAGTCATGATACAGATGTGTAATATGTGCTAAGATATTAACtccacatatatgtataaatataggCCACTTCTTGCttgattatcaaaaataaatttttttttttatctttgcacaaaattatgaaacataaaaaataaaagtaattgtAAGCAACGAGAATAAATTCTGTTGCACCATGATACAACGGTGTTCATGCCCAATATTTccaactaattatttattttgacttaTGTTTTATTGAGAgaaaattacattatttgttaaagcttattacttattattttaaataaaaagaaaatggttTAAATTAATCACTTGATATTTAAAGTAGCTttgatcattaattaaaatggtttgattatttatttattttaaatgaaatcattaattaaaaattatttataatatttaaaaataaaaacgcaattaagataaaaataatgatatttaaactattttataaataaagatatttatttaatgttagAATAACTCAGTATTTTGTTTATACTTTAGATTAAgagtataaaataattttattatatttaaggtGCATTTGTTTTACACaatttaagatttaaataaTCGAAATAAAGTTTGATGCGACACTTTCGCATATTTATTTCActtttacttttaataaatatattcttAGTGATGTGATACTTCCACAAATATCTCAAAggtgtttttgatttaaaaaaaccaaaagccaAAGTGAGATCTCGGTGTCCTACATCTCCATGTGATTGTCAcatgggatatatatatatatatatatatatatatatatatatatatatataattctttgtctttcattcattttttatttgtgttttttcaatatgttaactattattatcactttatatataaactatatgattattttattttttaaagttaaaaatattttttataatataaaataatttataaaatattaacatgTTAAGAATATACCAACGGTTGAGGAGCCCAGTGGTACCCCGAGTCCCCTCGTGTTGGGGAGACGCGAGTTCGATTTCATGACCGCGCTCTCCGCTTTCCAGAGGGTGGGACGTGGTGGCTATACCCTGTCCACGTACGCTCGAGAGTTGATGACATCGTCCCTACCTCAAAAACATAACATGTTAAGAATATGATTAGCatcttaataaaaacaaataaaatatttaaaaatgtatataaatttaatgaaaaataaaatatacaaataagatatttataaaaaattgggaAAATTTTATTAggcatttaataaaatatacaaattaagatatttataaataattttttccaaaattatttggaaaaaaataagatattccATGCTCCGAAATAAACACCAAAAACTAttgatatattttctaaaattccACCATCATTCAAATAAAGAAAGTGGGGACTTCAAtctaaaaatttcaattcaatCTTCAACAGAAGTCATACTTTCAGTCTCCACTAATATTCATGTTGGTTTCATTCCTATTCCAACATAACCGAAAGAGTATTTCAAAACTTAGCTTACATGAATCTGATACTTTCACATTGGAATAAAGCACCTCCAATAACTGACATGTCCTTATCTCATTGgccctaagttttctaacaagTTGGATGCTTCAGAACATTGGTCACCTTTggttggtatatatatacacacaaccAAACAATAGGCTCTATCTAAATTCCCTCTAAAAATTCTTCAATCTTTGTCTCTTGAACTTGATTTTTGGTTTGAAAATGTATGATCCCAAATATGCTTACCCATACCCTGCTCCAGGTATTCTGTTTTTAAACTCCTGTATTGATTACTCCTGTTGAGTTATTTTTATGATCTATTTTTCTGTTTGATGAAGATGatctcaataaattaaattgaacaCAATTGATTATTTTAGATGCTAAAATAATCATtcgttatttatgaattttcacttttcatattgatttaattattattattatttatggttAAAAAGGTTATTATCAGCAAGGGGCACCACCACCACTAGTAATGGCACCACCACTACAATATTCATATCCAACGCAAAGAGAATCTACTTTTTTTGAACAATTGTATGACCAAAACTCTCTTTGGCTTTCACTATTATGccttaatttatgttatttaatttaattaattaattaatttaattttctgaCAGGCTTGCTGTTTTTTGTTGCGGTTGCATGTTTGATGAGTGTTGTGGTGACCCTTCAGTCCAATATGGTTATCCTGCTCAAAGAATTCCattcttaaaataattttttttattgttttgttttgttttttattttttatattgtaaaaCAAGTCAACACttatacataatatttatatttcaacCATGTATTATTTTACTGTTTAGCTGTTGTGATGGTGGTTTTCTTAAACTCACGATTTCTTACTCATTAAGTTGTTTTTATGATCTATTTCCgttttatatattatcaatggTTGAAAAAGATGATCTGAATATATTAAATTGAGCcaagttaattattttaaaatttaaaacaaatttgttttttatttgagagTATTTTATTTGTAGATCATTCATGacttatgaaaattttatttttcttaatgttttaattattattaaattttcttatgGTTACAAAAGGTTCTTATCAACAAGGGGCACCACCACCAATGATGGCACTACCACAATATGCAGCTTCACCTGAAAGAGAATCTAGTTGTTTAGGACAATTGTATGATCAAATCTTTGTTTTGGTTATACATTGTTATACCCTAATTTATGTTAtcttatttgatttcattattttttttttttaatttgtggcAGGTTTGCTCCTCTTTGCTGGTGTTGCATGTTTGATAAATGTTGCTGTGACCCTTCAACCacaaatatatatctttgttgattattgctatttagctagattTTTAAACTTCACATAAAGTAAAGTTATGATCTATTTTTAATGTAGTTTAGTTGTATTGTAATGCTTGGTGATGGGATAAAATTAAGTGTTTGGTGTGATTTTCTCTTGTATCATATATCTTTGAATTGGTTGAATAgtttttctaaatatttagcatataatatactaataaaaaaagtgtttgtttatatatcaatgacaaaatgatatttgtttatatattcatacttttatattttttttttctgaaatacAACAGTGTGCATAAATATGGAACAGGTTCAACAAACATTTACGCTCTCACCTTACATGATTTTGGAGATTTAATTTCGAGTTTTTTCCGAAACAACACAAAAGATGCTGTATcaatagataatatatatatatatatatatatatttattttaaaattaattaaaatatttttaacaaattaaataattctttaGGAAGACCATTGGCTTGTCTATTGtatcaaagataaataataaatatataaataaaaacaaaaaaaaggttgCAACTTGCAAGTATTTCAACTATTAAGTcaccaaataatttaatttcaaa
This sequence is a window from Dioscorea cayenensis subsp. rotundata cultivar TDr96_F1 unplaced genomic scaffold, TDr96_F1_v2_PseudoChromosome.rev07_lg8_w22 25.fasta BLBR01001264.1, whole genome shotgun sequence. Protein-coding genes within it:
- the LOC120256020 gene encoding uncharacterized protein LOC120256020 gives rise to the protein MYDPKYAYPYPAPGYYQQGAPPPLVMAPPLQYSYPTQRESTFFEQLLAVFCCGCMFDECCGDPSVQYGSYQQGAPPPMMALPQYAASPERESSCLGQLFAPLCWCCMFDKCCCDPSTTNIYLC